The following proteins are encoded in a genomic region of Chaetodon auriga isolate fChaAug3 chromosome 8, fChaAug3.hap1, whole genome shotgun sequence:
- the l3mbtl1b gene encoding lethal(3)malignant brain tumor-like protein 4 isoform X1, whose protein sequence is MTDTPPSDGPSQGAEFDMMGALDWKDGIATLPGSDIRFRMTEFGTLEIVTDLEVKGQQAESNCETLDPAQSHTPTPPPEGQSQTGTAATPANQSQPGSSQAKAPGPVLLSLEEGPSMEGPSVEVGPSVEVGSSADAGPNGELLRCRACGGRVPRDALFQGKFCSSICAQPSSGRSSPAEARESQTVEGERLGKRVRKKRKIYMDSGDEEEENQEEPEEKAKTTKGRRGAKIAKLVTAPPSKKRAWSWPAYLEEERAIAAPVKLFKEHQSFPQSRNSFKVGMKLEGLDPSHPSLFCVLTVAEIQGYRVRLHFDGYPECYDFWANADSWDMKPAGWCEKNGHKLLLPKGCKDGEFNWSMYVKNCRGQLAPKHLFKSLNTSVTPSGFRAGMKLEAVDRKNPSLICVATIAAVVDNRLLIHFDNWDDTYDYWCDASSPYIHPVGYCEEAELTLTTPAGKTQTKTHVEYKQPKSFSWEKYLEETGTQAAPARAFKPRPPHGFQIGMKVEAVDKRNPMLIRVATIADTEDHRLKIHFDGWSSEYDYWVETDCPDLHPVGWCQKTGHPLQYPNGSSDLLAAPGQGCPTPGCNGVGHIRGPRYGTHYTQVSCPYSEMNLNKEGLLPDRLSGERPLALSGPHARGRRPDPHTNTTTQNSSTADQPEGAEDSQNRKPGTVEAERSGPNSQSEPPGGASEQSHNGTRPKRTAPVPKYLKMHYVKEEIGDSKASPDAISLQQALHESVFSPGISASPPHRVALCWDKHCQLLPEVLGLTAKRVATWSAEEVASFVKGLPGCKEHATTFKTEQIDGEAFLLLTQADIVKILSIKLGPALKIYNSILMLKNADEE, encoded by the exons ATGACTGACACTCCGCCTAGTGATGGCCCCTCCCAGGGAGCTGAGTTTGACATGATGGGTGCTCTGGACTGGAAGGATGGTATTGCAACGCTGCCGGGCAGTGATATCAGG TTCCGCATGACAGAGTTTGGGACTCTTGAGATTGTCACAGACCTAGAGGTCAAAGGGCAGCAGGCAGAATCTAACTGTGAGACCTTGGACCCGGCACAGTCTCACACTCCCACCCCTCCACCAGAGGGCCAATCACAGACTGGCACAGCCGCaactccagccaatcagagtcagCCAGGATCATCTCAAGCTAAAG CCCCTGGTCCTGTGCTTCTGTCTTTAGAAGAGGGCCCCAGTATGGAGGGCCCCAGTGTGGAGGTTGGTCCCAGTGTTGAAGTTGGCTCTAGTGCAGATGCAGGCCCAAATGGGGAGCTGTTGAGGTGTCGTGCCTGTGGTGGCCGTGTTCCCCGGGATGCCCTGTTTCAGGGCAAATTCTGCAGCTCCATTTGTGCCCAGCCGTCCAGTGGCAG ATCATCTCCAGCGGAAGCAAGGGAGAGTCAAACAGTTGAGGGTGAGAGGCTCGGCAAACGTGTGCGCAAAAAGAGGAAGATCTATATGGATTctggtgatgaagaggaagaaaaccaGGAGGAACCAGAG GAAAAGGCCAAGACAACCAAAGGCAGAAGAGGTGCCAAAATTGCCAAACTGG TGACCGCCCCACCCAGTAAGAAACGGGCGTGGAGCTGGCCTGCTTACCTGGAAGAGGAGAGGGCCATCGCTGCTCCTGTGAAACTATTCAAAGAG CACCAATCGTTTCCTCAGAGCAGGAACAGTTTTAAGGTGGGAATGAAGTTGGAGGGGCTGGACCCGTCTCACCCGTCTCTGTTCTGTGTACTCACTGTTGCAGAG ATCCAAGGTTACAGGGTGAGGCTCCACTTCGACGGTTACCCAGAATGTTACGACTTCTGGGCCAACGCTGACTCATGGGATATGAAACCAGCTGGCTGGTGTGAGAAGAATGGACACAAGTTATTGTTGCCTAAAG GTTGTAAGGATGGAGAGTTTAATTGGAGCATGTATGTGAAGAACTGCCGGGGTCAGTTGGCCCCCAAACACCTTTTCAAGAGCCTCAACACA tctgtgacTCCGTCTGGATTTAGAGCAGGGATGAAGCTGGAGGCTGTCGACAGGAAGAACCCATCGTTGATCTGTGTGGCAAccattgctgctgttgttgacaACCGACTGCTCATTCATTTTGACAACTGGGATGACACATATGATTATTG GTGTGACGCTAGCAGTCCATACATCCATCCTGTGGGGTACTGTGAAGAGGCTGAGCTAACTCTGACCACTCCAGCTGGTAAGACACAGACCAAGACACACGTGG AATATAAGCAACCCAAGAGTTTCTCCTGGGAGAAATACCTGGAAGAGACGGGCACGCAGGCTGCTCCTGCTCGGGCTTTCAAACCG CGACCTCCGCATGGCTTCCAGATTGGAATGAAAGTGGAAGCTGTCGATAAAAGGAACCCCATGCTCATCCGTGTGGCAACCAtagcagacacagaggaccACCGACTGAAG ATTCACTTTGATGGTTGGAGTTCAGAATATGACTACTGGGTGGAGACAGACTGCCCTGATCTGCACCCTGTAGGGTGGTGTCAGAAAACTGGACACCCACTACAATACCCTAACG GCTCCAGTGATTTATTGGCTGCCCCAGGACAAGGATGTCCTACCCCAGGATGCAACGGGGTTGGCCACATCAGAGGGCCTCGCTATGGGACCCACTACAC TCAGGTGAGCTGTCCCTACTCCGAGATGAATCTGAACAAGGAAGGCTTGCTGCCAGATCGCCTCAGCGGAGAACGACCCCTCGCCCTCAGTGGACCTCATGCTCGTGGGCGACGCCCTGatcctcacacaaacactacgACGCAGAACTCGTCGACGGCAGACCAGCCAGAAGGAGCTGAAGACTCCCAGAACAG GAAACCGGGAACAGTGGAAGCTGAGCGTTCAGGACCCAACAGTCAGTCGGAGCCACCGGGTGGAGCCAGTGAGCAGAGCCACAATGGAACAAGGCCTAAACG GACTGCTCCAGTTCCCAAATACCTGAAAATGCACTATGTCAAAGAGGAGATTGGTGATAGTAAAG CCTCTCCAGACGCCATCTCTCTCCAGCAGGCCCTCCatgagtctgtgttttctcccggcatctctgcctctcccccACACCGGGTGGCCCTCTGCTGGGACAAACACTGCCAGCTGCTGCCTGAGGTCCTGGGGCTGACTGCCAAAAGAGTGGCCACTTGGAGCGCTGAGGAG gtggccagtTTTGTCAAAGGACTCCCAGGATGTAAAGAACATGCCACTACATTTAAAACAGAG caAATAGATGGCGAGGCCTTCCTGCTGCTCACCCAGGCAGACATCGTCAAGATCCTGTCAATCAAGTTAGGACCCGCCCTGAAGATCTACAACTCCATCCTCATGTTGAAGAACGCGGACGAGGAGTAA
- the l3mbtl1b gene encoding lethal(3)malignant brain tumor-like protein 4 isoform X2 encodes MTDTPPSDGPSQGAEFDMMGALDWKDGIATLPGSDIRFRMTEFGTLEIVTDLEVKGQQAESNCETLDPAQSHTPTPPPEGQSQTGTAATPANQSQPGSSQAKAPGPVLLSLEEGPSMEGPSVEVGPSVEVGSSADAGPNGELLRCRACGGRVPRDALFQGKFCSSICAQPSSGRSSPAEARESQTVEGERLGKRVRKKRKIYMDSGDEEEENQEEPEEKAKTTKGRRGAKIAKLVTAPPSKKRAWSWPAYLEEERAIAAPVKLFKEHQSFPQSRNSFKVGMKLEGLDPSHPSLFCVLTVAEIQGYRVRLHFDGYPECYDFWANADSWDMKPAGWCEKNGHKLLLPKGCKDGEFNWSMYVKNCRGQLAPKHLFKSLNTSVTPSGFRAGMKLEAVDRKNPSLICVATIAAVVDNRLLIHFDNWDDTYDYWCDASSPYIHPVGYCEEAELTLTTPAEYKQPKSFSWEKYLEETGTQAAPARAFKPRPPHGFQIGMKVEAVDKRNPMLIRVATIADTEDHRLKIHFDGWSSEYDYWVETDCPDLHPVGWCQKTGHPLQYPNGSSDLLAAPGQGCPTPGCNGVGHIRGPRYGTHYTQVSCPYSEMNLNKEGLLPDRLSGERPLALSGPHARGRRPDPHTNTTTQNSSTADQPEGAEDSQNRKPGTVEAERSGPNSQSEPPGGASEQSHNGTRPKRTAPVPKYLKMHYVKEEIGDSKASPDAISLQQALHESVFSPGISASPPHRVALCWDKHCQLLPEVLGLTAKRVATWSAEEVASFVKGLPGCKEHATTFKTEQIDGEAFLLLTQADIVKILSIKLGPALKIYNSILMLKNADEE; translated from the exons ATGACTGACACTCCGCCTAGTGATGGCCCCTCCCAGGGAGCTGAGTTTGACATGATGGGTGCTCTGGACTGGAAGGATGGTATTGCAACGCTGCCGGGCAGTGATATCAGG TTCCGCATGACAGAGTTTGGGACTCTTGAGATTGTCACAGACCTAGAGGTCAAAGGGCAGCAGGCAGAATCTAACTGTGAGACCTTGGACCCGGCACAGTCTCACACTCCCACCCCTCCACCAGAGGGCCAATCACAGACTGGCACAGCCGCaactccagccaatcagagtcagCCAGGATCATCTCAAGCTAAAG CCCCTGGTCCTGTGCTTCTGTCTTTAGAAGAGGGCCCCAGTATGGAGGGCCCCAGTGTGGAGGTTGGTCCCAGTGTTGAAGTTGGCTCTAGTGCAGATGCAGGCCCAAATGGGGAGCTGTTGAGGTGTCGTGCCTGTGGTGGCCGTGTTCCCCGGGATGCCCTGTTTCAGGGCAAATTCTGCAGCTCCATTTGTGCCCAGCCGTCCAGTGGCAG ATCATCTCCAGCGGAAGCAAGGGAGAGTCAAACAGTTGAGGGTGAGAGGCTCGGCAAACGTGTGCGCAAAAAGAGGAAGATCTATATGGATTctggtgatgaagaggaagaaaaccaGGAGGAACCAGAG GAAAAGGCCAAGACAACCAAAGGCAGAAGAGGTGCCAAAATTGCCAAACTGG TGACCGCCCCACCCAGTAAGAAACGGGCGTGGAGCTGGCCTGCTTACCTGGAAGAGGAGAGGGCCATCGCTGCTCCTGTGAAACTATTCAAAGAG CACCAATCGTTTCCTCAGAGCAGGAACAGTTTTAAGGTGGGAATGAAGTTGGAGGGGCTGGACCCGTCTCACCCGTCTCTGTTCTGTGTACTCACTGTTGCAGAG ATCCAAGGTTACAGGGTGAGGCTCCACTTCGACGGTTACCCAGAATGTTACGACTTCTGGGCCAACGCTGACTCATGGGATATGAAACCAGCTGGCTGGTGTGAGAAGAATGGACACAAGTTATTGTTGCCTAAAG GTTGTAAGGATGGAGAGTTTAATTGGAGCATGTATGTGAAGAACTGCCGGGGTCAGTTGGCCCCCAAACACCTTTTCAAGAGCCTCAACACA tctgtgacTCCGTCTGGATTTAGAGCAGGGATGAAGCTGGAGGCTGTCGACAGGAAGAACCCATCGTTGATCTGTGTGGCAAccattgctgctgttgttgacaACCGACTGCTCATTCATTTTGACAACTGGGATGACACATATGATTATTG GTGTGACGCTAGCAGTCCATACATCCATCCTGTGGGGTACTGTGAAGAGGCTGAGCTAACTCTGACCACTCCAGCTG AATATAAGCAACCCAAGAGTTTCTCCTGGGAGAAATACCTGGAAGAGACGGGCACGCAGGCTGCTCCTGCTCGGGCTTTCAAACCG CGACCTCCGCATGGCTTCCAGATTGGAATGAAAGTGGAAGCTGTCGATAAAAGGAACCCCATGCTCATCCGTGTGGCAACCAtagcagacacagaggaccACCGACTGAAG ATTCACTTTGATGGTTGGAGTTCAGAATATGACTACTGGGTGGAGACAGACTGCCCTGATCTGCACCCTGTAGGGTGGTGTCAGAAAACTGGACACCCACTACAATACCCTAACG GCTCCAGTGATTTATTGGCTGCCCCAGGACAAGGATGTCCTACCCCAGGATGCAACGGGGTTGGCCACATCAGAGGGCCTCGCTATGGGACCCACTACAC TCAGGTGAGCTGTCCCTACTCCGAGATGAATCTGAACAAGGAAGGCTTGCTGCCAGATCGCCTCAGCGGAGAACGACCCCTCGCCCTCAGTGGACCTCATGCTCGTGGGCGACGCCCTGatcctcacacaaacactacgACGCAGAACTCGTCGACGGCAGACCAGCCAGAAGGAGCTGAAGACTCCCAGAACAG GAAACCGGGAACAGTGGAAGCTGAGCGTTCAGGACCCAACAGTCAGTCGGAGCCACCGGGTGGAGCCAGTGAGCAGAGCCACAATGGAACAAGGCCTAAACG GACTGCTCCAGTTCCCAAATACCTGAAAATGCACTATGTCAAAGAGGAGATTGGTGATAGTAAAG CCTCTCCAGACGCCATCTCTCTCCAGCAGGCCCTCCatgagtctgtgttttctcccggcatctctgcctctcccccACACCGGGTGGCCCTCTGCTGGGACAAACACTGCCAGCTGCTGCCTGAGGTCCTGGGGCTGACTGCCAAAAGAGTGGCCACTTGGAGCGCTGAGGAG gtggccagtTTTGTCAAAGGACTCCCAGGATGTAAAGAACATGCCACTACATTTAAAACAGAG caAATAGATGGCGAGGCCTTCCTGCTGCTCACCCAGGCAGACATCGTCAAGATCCTGTCAATCAAGTTAGGACCCGCCCTGAAGATCTACAACTCCATCCTCATGTTGAAGAACGCGGACGAGGAGTAA
- the LOC143324092 gene encoding putative transmembrane protein 244 isoform X2 has protein sequence MAFKGKAVDSKTVLFNLLLCLLIFYSLFYMIGSVCFGAFRLDHFDGLIPFDFKTEPAESNSKYLVNLLSLELTYFCSGLLFAAVVRRRVWDYALTVTLLHVLITSLVMLEFPMVWQWWLALGSGLFLMICNGQLIAYFTCQSDQSYASFSIY, from the exons ATGGCATTCAAAGGCAAAGCGGTGGACTCGAAG ACCGTGCTCTtcaatctgctgctgtgtctgctcaTATTTTACTCTCTTTTCTACATGATCGGGAGTGTGTGCTTCGGAGCCTTCAG GCTGGATCACTTTGATGGATTGATTCCATTTGACTTTAAGACCGAACCTGCTGAATCCAACTCGAAATATTTGG TGAACCTCCTGTCCTTGGAGCTCACCTACTTCTGCAGCGGCCTTCTGTTTGCTGCAGTGGTGCGGAGGCGGGTCTGGGACTACGCCCTCACTGTCACACTTCTGCATGTACTAATCACCAGCCTAG TGATGTTGGAGTTTCCCATGGTGTGGCAGTGGTGGCTGGCTTTAG GTAGTGGCCTGTTTCTGATGATCTGCAATGGTCAGCTGATAGCTTACTTCACCTGCCAGAGTGACCAGAGCTACGCCTCGTTCAGCAtctactga
- the LOC143324092 gene encoding putative transmembrane protein 244 isoform X1, whose translation MIGSVCFGAFRLDHFDGLIPFDFKTEPAESNSKYLVNLLSLELTYFCSGLLFAAVVRRRVWDYALTVTLLHVLITSLVMLEFPMVWQWWLALGSGLFLMICNGQLIAYFTCQSDQSYASFSIY comes from the exons ATGATCGGGAGTGTGTGCTTCGGAGCCTTCAG GCTGGATCACTTTGATGGATTGATTCCATTTGACTTTAAGACCGAACCTGCTGAATCCAACTCGAAATATTTGG TGAACCTCCTGTCCTTGGAGCTCACCTACTTCTGCAGCGGCCTTCTGTTTGCTGCAGTGGTGCGGAGGCGGGTCTGGGACTACGCCCTCACTGTCACACTTCTGCATGTACTAATCACCAGCCTAG TGATGTTGGAGTTTCCCATGGTGTGGCAGTGGTGGCTGGCTTTAG GTAGTGGCCTGTTTCTGATGATCTGCAATGGTCAGCTGATAGCTTACTTCACCTGCCAGAGTGACCAGAGCTACGCCTCGTTCAGCAtctactga
- the sgk2b gene encoding serine/threonine-protein kinase Sgk2b — translation MTVTKDQPMTYAKMRGLVSLFSALLKGKKVAFSDFLHKFVSSQKLSQQPDTQKTLQQRSRLRREEEEEEEEKGTVSSANTKTSQMKPSDFDYLKVIGKGSFGKVLLARHRKRGGYYAVKVLQKHMIVKRNEQKHVMVERSVLLKGLQHPFLVGLHFSFQTPNMLYFVLDYVNGGELFYHLQREGSFPEPRAAFYAAEMAMALGYLHSLDIVYRDLKPENILLDSEGHVMLTDFGLCKEGVATGGIMHTFCGTPEYLAPEVLQGQPYSPVVDWWGLGTVLFEMLYGLPPFYSHSKAEMFENILNAPLQLRNGASQAARSLLEGLLQRDVSRRLGGSLDFVELQEHPFFASINWDDLLARKVRPPFIPKVTGACDVSYIDPEFTIQPVPASVNDRCQTGATSEAFPGFSFMNPMEYVAAEPVS, via the exons ATGACTGTGACTAAAGATCAGCCGATGACATATGCCAAAATGAGGGGGCTTGTGTCACTTTTCTCAG CTCTGCTCAAGGGGAAGAAAGTTGCCTTCAGTGACTTCTTGCACAAATTTGTTTCCAGTCAAAAACTCAGCCAGCA GCCGGACACTCAGAAGACCCTTCAGCAGCGGAGCAGgctgagaagagaggaggaagaggaggaggaggagaaaggcaCAGTG AGctcagcaaacaccaaaacctCACA GATGAAACCATCAGATTTTGACTACCTCAAAGTTATCGGCAAAGGAAGCTTTGGAAAG GTGCTGCTGGCAAGACACAGGAAACGTGGAGGCTACTATGCTGTGAAAGTGCTGCAGAAACATATGATTGTCAAGAGGAACGAG cagaagCATGTGATGGTGGAGAGGAGTGTTCTGCTGAAGGGACTACAACATCCATTCCTGGTGGGGCTCCACTTCTCTTTCCAGACACCAAACATGCTCTACTTTGTCCTGGACTATGTTAATGGAGGGGAG CTTTTCTACCACCTTCAGAGGGAGGGGTCATTTCCTGAACCCAGGGCTGCTTTCTACGCTGCAGAGATGGCCATGGCGCTGGGCTACCTCCACTCTCTTGACATCGTGTACag AGACCTGAAGCCGGAGAACATCCTGCTGGACAGTGAAGGTCACGTGATGCTGACTGACTTTGGGCTTTGCAAAGAAGGGGTGGCCACAGGTGGGATAATGCATACATTCTGTGGGACCCCTGAGTACCTCGCTCCAGAGGTGCTACAAGGCCAGCCTTACAGTCCAGTGGTGGACTGGTGGGGGCTCGGCACTGTGCTTTTCGAGATGCTTTATGGACTG CCTCCTTTTTATAGCCATAGCAAAGCAGAGATGTTTGAGAACATACTTAACGCTCCCCTGCAGCTGCGTAATGGAGCGTCTCAGGCTGCCCGCTCGCTCTTGGAGGGATTGCTGCAAAGAGACGTCTCCAGACGCTTAGGGGGGAGCCTTGACTTT gtggagctgcaggaaCATCCCTTCTTTGCATCCATCAACTGGGATGACCTCCTGGCCAGGAAAGTTAGACCCCCGTTCATCCCAAAAGTG acCGGTGCCTGTGACGTCAGCTACATCGACCCAGAGTTCACAATACAACCTGTTCCCGCCTCCGTGAATGACAGGTGCCAGACGGGCGCGACGAGCGAGGCCTTCCCAGGATTCTCCTTCATGAACCCAATGGAGTACGTGGCTGCAGAGCCGGTTTCATAA